The genome window GGTCGTCGAGGCCGGCGCGGATCAGCTCGGCCAGCACCGCCTGGTCGATCCTGGCGAGGCGCCCGAGGTAGAGGCAGGACTTGCCGAGCCTGTGGGGGCCGAGGCGGGCGAGGATGTGGGAGAAGTCGGTGTAGCCCGGCATGATGTAGACGACCATGTTGGCTTTGCGCGGCGAGAAGCCGGTGGCGAGCCAGTCGCCGGTGCGGCCCGAGGCGTAGGTGTAGTGGTAGCTGCCGAAGCCGACGATGGAGGGGCCCCACATGCGGGGCGCGAAGGTGGTGGTGGTGGTGAAGAGGTCGAGCAGGTGGAGCGCGTCTGCGCGCCGGCCCGGGTGGGGGACGGCGTTGCAGAAGGCGCGCGGGTCTTGCGCGGTGGGTTGGGTGGCATTGGCCATGGGGCAGCTTGGGGGGAGGCTGCGC of Oceanicola sp. 502str15 contains these proteins:
- a CDS encoding DUF1801 domain-containing protein, with the translated sequence MANATQPTAQDPRAFCNAVPHPGRRADALHLLDLFTTTTTFAPRMWGPSIVGFGSYHYTYASGRTGDWLATGFSPRKANMVVYIMPGYTDFSHILARLGPHRLGKSCLYLGRLARIDQAVLAELIRAGLDDLATRWPVAPT